The following are from one region of the Bradyrhizobium septentrionale genome:
- a CDS encoding WGR domain-containing protein, giving the protein MRRPTSPVFAIFGECSLFRQWGRIGRAGTVRIETYQSQGAADTASLELD; this is encoded by the coding sequence ATCAGAAGGCCGACTAGCCCCGTCTTTGCTATATTCGGTGAATGCTCGCTCTTCCGGCAATGGGGTCGCATCGGCCGTGCTGGCACGGTTCGTATCGAAACGTATCAGAGTCAGGGCGCAGCCGACACCGCTAGCCTCGAACTGGACTAA